The Fulvivirga maritima genome segment TTCAGCTCAGTATCAGTAGTATTAAACAGTTTGAGATTAAATAACATTAAATTATAAAGAATACGATATGGAAACTTTAAAATTCAAAACCAATATAAATTGCGGTGGATGCTTAAAAAGAGTGACTCCCAGCCTTAATGACACCAGTGGCATCAAACATTGGGAGGTAGATCTTGACAATCCTGATAAGATCCTCACCGT includes the following:
- a CDS encoding heavy-metal-associated domain-containing protein, translating into METLKFKTNINCGGCLKRVTPSLNDTSGIKHWEVDLDNPDKILTVDADGASAEDVTNAVKKVGFEIEPA